The following are from one region of the Knoellia sp. p5-6-4 genome:
- a CDS encoding LamG domain-containing protein, with amino-acid sequence MSTKVKKLTAAAATIVAALVPAAVVAAPQAQAATSPSALWGFSVPTGSSKVDDLDGDAQNLTMKGGWGRGSGYVSFNSAPAYGTVSGSTFSPGDLEFAFGAVFATSKVAAGSNPNVIQGGMGNDAGQYKIALQPVNGGTAICVLMGTGGYLMVKSTRTGLANGAWHEVVCSRQAGSISIAVDGYVTTSYVSPGTIRLTQGRPFLVGGKGSTTTWTDQFYGYITCAGVTSGAYARTTLMGKMPC; translated from the coding sequence ATGAGCACGAAGGTGAAGAAGTTGACCGCTGCCGCGGCGACGATCGTGGCGGCACTGGTGCCCGCGGCGGTGGTGGCGGCTCCACAGGCGCAAGCAGCCACCAGCCCGTCGGCACTGTGGGGGTTCAGCGTCCCCACCGGCAGCAGCAAGGTCGACGACCTCGACGGTGACGCACAGAACCTCACGATGAAGGGCGGCTGGGGTCGGGGCAGCGGCTACGTGAGCTTCAACTCCGCCCCGGCCTACGGCACGGTCAGCGGCTCGACCTTCAGCCCGGGCGACCTCGAGTTCGCCTTCGGCGCGGTGTTCGCCACCTCCAAGGTGGCGGCCGGGTCCAACCCCAACGTCATCCAGGGCGGCATGGGCAACGACGCCGGTCAGTACAAGATCGCGCTCCAGCCGGTCAACGGCGGCACAGCGATCTGCGTGCTCATGGGCACCGGCGGCTACCTCATGGTGAAGTCCACGCGAACCGGTCTGGCCAACGGGGCCTGGCACGAGGTCGTCTGCAGCCGCCAGGCAGGCTCGATCAGCATCGCGGTCGACGGCTACGTCACCACCTCGTACGTCTCGCCGGGGACCATCCGCCTCACCCAGGGGCGACCCTTCCTCGTCGGCGGCAAGGGGTCGACGACCACGTGGACGGACCAGTTCTACGGGTACATCACGTGCGCCGGTGTCACCTCGGGCGCCTATGCCCGCACCACCCTGATGGGCAAGATGCCCTGCTGA
- a CDS encoding regulatory protein RecX: MSERQDAARAALEAALAATSGPPEDASPGSAGPARRRRRRATPPDPEQDLQGRDGEPDPYDVARQIVLRQLAMAPRSRQQLRDKLRQRNCPDDVAEAVLDRMTEVGLVDDGAFAAMLVRSQQAGRGLAARALARELRTKGVDPQTAQATLAEIDPEEERERARALVEKKLRTMHGLDAAVQTRRLAGMLARKGYPSSMAFAVIREAIADAPEHQRD, encoded by the coding sequence ATGAGCGAGCGACAGGACGCGGCCAGGGCTGCCCTCGAGGCAGCCCTGGCCGCGACGTCCGGCCCTCCCGAAGACGCCTCGCCGGGGTCGGCCGGGCCGGCCAGGCGCCGCCGTCGCCGCGCCACGCCACCGGATCCCGAGCAGGACCTCCAGGGGCGAGACGGCGAACCGGACCCGTACGACGTGGCACGGCAGATCGTGCTCCGCCAGCTCGCCATGGCGCCGAGGAGCCGCCAGCAGCTGAGGGACAAGCTCCGCCAGCGCAACTGCCCCGACGACGTGGCCGAGGCCGTGCTCGACCGGATGACCGAGGTCGGCCTCGTCGACGACGGGGCCTTCGCGGCGATGCTCGTGCGGTCGCAGCAGGCTGGCCGGGGGCTGGCTGCGCGAGCCCTCGCCCGCGAGCTGCGCACGAAGGGAGTCGACCCGCAGACGGCGCAGGCCACTCTCGCCGAGATCGACCCGGAGGAGGAGCGGGAGCGAGCGCGTGCCCTGGTCGAGAAGAAGCTCAGGACGATGCACGGCCTCGACGCCGCCGTCCAGACCCGGCGGCTCGCAGGCATGCTCGCTCGCAAGGGCTACCCGTCGTCGATGGCCTTTGCCGTGATCCGCGAGGCCATCGCTGACGCCCCCGAGCACCAGCGCGACTGA